The DNA region GACCGGGCTGCAGCCCGTTGTCGTGATCGCCGAGAATCCCGCGGCCGCCGATGTCGTGCAGATGAAGATCTCGCCCGAAGTGCCGGTTTCCGGCGCCGAGAAGTTCGAGATCGCGAGCGAGGTCGTGACGCCCGGAATGTACCAGGTCAAGGCCAGCGAAGAAGGACCGGTCTTCGTGACCGCCTCGATCGGACGTCCGCCGGTCAAGGAAGCAAAGCTTGTCAAGATCGACCCCGAGACGCTCAAGGTCGCGGCCGAGGCGGTTCCCGCCGCTGCCCCCGCGCGTGAGGATGGCAAGGATGCGGGGCTTTTCGCGGTCTATGGCGTCGATGTGGACAATGCCAATGGCAATGTCTGGGTCACCAATACCCGCCAGAACACCGCGAGCGTCTACAAGCAATCCGACCTGTCGCTGGTCAAGCAGTTCGAGCCAGGCGCCGTGCCCCATGCCCGCGACGTGATCGTGGACGAGGCCAATGGCCGGGCCTATGCCAGCGCGACCGGCACGCCGAATATCGAGGTCTTCGACATCGAGACGCTCGAAAAGCTGGAGCCGATCACGCTGCAATCTACTATCCGGGGCGAGGAATTCTCGACCATGGCGCTGGATATCGACGAGGCGGGCGGCAAGCTGGTCACGGTAAGCATCGCGACGCCGGAAGCGGCCATCGTCGACCTGAAGACGGGCGACGCCAAGGTCATCCGCCTGCCGGGCGTCAAGACCGCCTCGGGCGTGGCCTATGACCCGCAGGAAGGTCTGATCTTCGTCGCCGCGCAGGGCACCGACAACCTGGTGATCGTCAAGGCCGAAACCGGAGAAGTGCTTCATGACGTGCCCGTCGGGGCAGGCGCGCTGAACGTGGCCTTTGAACCGAAAAGCCGCCATGCCTTTGTCGCGAACCGCGGCGCGGGCACGATCACCGTCGTCGATCCCCGGGGCAATATCATTGCCAATCTCGATGCCGGCAGCATGCCGAACCAGCTGCGCGCGGATGGCCGGGGCAATGTCTGGGCGGTTAACAAGGCCCGCGGAGAAGACGACCCCGTCGGAGACCGTATCTGGCGCATCACGCCGAAAGAGTGATCCCGTTTCAGTCTGAGCCGTCTGATCGCGCCCCGCAGCAATACTGCGGGGCGTTTTTTTCCGAATGTGACTGTTTGCGACATTTCGCGACAAAAGACTTTGCCTGCAGCCATTGAAGCACGCGGTCACAAATGGTTGAAGCGGGCAGCCCGCCTCGCCGCCAGCAATCTTCCAGAAACATTCCAGGAAAATCAAATGGCGACGCCCCTCATGCGCCCTGCCACCGGCACGGCAATCTGTCTTCTCATGTCACTTCCCGTCTTTGCCGGGGCCGCGATCGCGCAAGAGGCCGCCGCGCCGGAGCCGAGCGCGGTGGTTCTTGAAACCGTCGTCCTGTCCGCCGAAGACCAGAACAAGCAGGCTTTGGGTGCCTCGGTGATCACCGAGAGTGATCTCGCAAAGGCCCCGGTTGTGAACGACATCTCGGAAATCGTGCGCAAGATGCCGGGGGTCAACCTGACCGGCAACAATACCAGCGGCCAGCGTGGCAACAACCGCCAGATAGACATCCGTGGCATGGGACCGGAAAACACCCTGATCCTGATCGACGGCAAGCCCGTGATGTCGCGCAACGCGGTCAAGATGAGCCGCGGCGGCGAACGCGACACGCGCGGCGATTCGAATTGGGTTCCGGCCGAGATGATCGAACGCATCGAGGTCCTGCGCGGCCCCGCGGCGGCGCGCTATGGCTCTGGCTCGGCGGGCGGGGTGGTCAACATCATCACCAAGCGTCCCGAGACCCTGACCGGGCAGGTCAGCATGCATACGACCCAGCCCGAAAGCAGCAAGGAAGGGGCAACCAACCGAACGAATTTCATGCTGGCCGGACCGGCGGGCGAGGACTTCACCTTCCGTATCTTCGGCAATTACAACCGCTCTGAACCCGATTCAGCCGACATCAATCCCGCCGAATTGGATGACGACGGCGAAGAGGTCGTGATGGCCGGGACCGAGGGCGTCATCAACAAGGACATAAGCACGCTCCTGACCTGGCACGGGATCGAGGGCCACGAGATTGATCTGGAATGGAACTTCTCGCGTCAGGGCAACCTTTACGCGGGTGACACGCGCACCGGGGTAACCGACGAGCAATACAACTCGCTCCTGGGCGAGGAAACCAACCGGATGTATCGCAACACCCTCGCGATCACCCATCGCGGTGAATATGGCTTCGGTGAATCGAACAGCTACCTGCAATGGGAAAATACTCGTAACTCGCGCCTCTGCTCGGGCCTTTCGGGTGGTCCCGAGGACAGTATCGACATGACCTGTGTCGATACGGATGGCGACGGCGAGGATGATGCCCCGGCCTTCCAAACCATTACGCTTGATAACGTCACCGCCAAATCCGAATGGATTCTCCCGATGACGGTGGCCAAACGTGCCAGCCGTGTGACCTTCGGCGCGGAATATCGAGGCGAATTCATGGATGACCCCCATTCCATCGCGAACGAGATCCAGGACGACGGCGTTGCCGAAGAAAGCGGTGTCGATGCCGATCCGGCCAACCGCGACCCGAGCACCCAGCAGAACACCATCGGTCTTTACGCAGAGGCCAATATCGAATGGTCGGACCAGTTGACGCTGACACCCGGCCTGCGCTTCGACTACAACGACAATTTCGGCTCGAACTGGTCACCCAGCCTGAATGCCGAATATGCGTTCAACGATTCATGGACCCTGAAATTGGGCGTGGCGCGGGCCTTCAAGACCCCGAACCTGTTCCAGTTGAACCCGAACTATGTCTATCGCACCCGCGGGAACGGCTGCCCCTATATCGATGGCGAACAGGTCGGCGGCCCCTGCTATGTGCTGGGCAACCCGGACCTCGAAGCCGAGCGCAGCTGGAACAAGGAAATCGGCGTCGCCTATCAGGGCCAGACCGGCATCAACGGCAGCCTGACTTTCTTCCACAACGATTATGACAATCGCATCGGCTCGGGCACCTATCAGTATAATGACGGGGCCGAGACGAACCGGCTCTATCGCTGGGAGAACCAGAAGAATGCGGTGATCTCGGGCATCGAGGGCAATTTCTCGACGCCGCTGGGCGATCGCTTCGCCTTCAACGCGAACTTCACCAAGATGATCAAATCCGAGATGGAGAACGGCCAGCCGCTGAGCCTTGTTCCGGATTATACGATCAACTCGTCGCTCGACTGGTTTGCCACCGATGCGATTACCGTGACCCTTGCCGCCACCCATTACGGCGAGATCGAGGCCACCTCGGTCAACCCGACCACCGGTGCGGATTACGAGGACCCGGATTCGCGCGATCCCTATACACTGGTCAATCTGGGCGGGACGTGGGATATGTCCGAACAGGCACGGCTCTCGGCGGGGATCTCGAACCTCTTTGACAAGACGGTTCTCAGGACGGATTCCGGCGAGGGGGCGAATACCTTCAATGAACCCGGACGTGCGTTCTACATGACGCTGACCTCGACCTTCTGATTCCGAAGGCGCCTTGGCGCCTTTGGCCGAAAGACCTGCGGCGGCACTTCCGGTGCCGCCGCCCTGCGATTTGCTGAACCAGTTGTCTCCAATGACCGAAGTCAAGGAACCCAAGATCCTGATCGTCGATGACGCCCGCGAAATCCGCGAGCCTCTGGGCGTCTACCTGCGCCGCCACGGATTGCGCACGCGCCTGGCCGCCAATGTCGGCGAGGCACGCCGCGCATTGTCCGAAGAGCCGGTGCACCTCGTCCTTCTTGATGTCATGATGCCGGGAGAGGACGGGTTGAGCCTCTGCCGCGAGCTTGCTGCTGACCGTCGCCTGCCGGTGATCCTGCTGACCGCCCGAACGAGACAGGAGGACCGCGTGACGGGGCTCGAGCTTGGGGCCGATGACTACGTGTCGAAGCCCTTCGATCCGCGCGAATTGCTGGCCCGCATTCGCGCCGTTCTGCGCCGCGCCCCGCCCAAGAAGCGCGACCTCATCCTGATGCGCCGCAGCTTCGGCGGGCTGATCCATGACCCCGACCGCCGGTGCGTGATCCTTGCCGATGGAAACAGCATTGACCTGACCAGCGGCGAGAACCGGTTGCTCGGCTTGCTCTTGGACCAGCCGGGTCAGGTTCAATCCCGCGCCCGGCTTCTGGACCTGCTTCATGGCCGAGAGGCACGCGCCTATGATCGGACCGTCGACAACACGATCAGCCGCTTGCGCCACAAGATCGAGCAGGACCCGAAACACCCCGTCCTGATCGTGACCGAATGGGGCGGCGGGTACCGGCTTGCTGCCGAGGTCGAGGCATTGCCGTGAAGGGCTTGCTCGCAAGGTTGAAACCGGACGGGCTGGCGGCCCGGTTCGCGATCCTGCTCGTTCTGGCGCTTCTGGGCGCAAACCTGATCGCGGCGTTTCTCCTCGCGCGGGAGGGCACTTCCTTTGACCGGGCGATGCGACTTCAGGGCGACGCGCATCGGCTCGCCGCGCTGGTCGAGGCGCTGGAACATGCCGACCCTGCCACGGCCCTGTCGCTGCCGCAGCGCAGCTCGACCGGCTTTACCCGCTTTTCGGTCGAACCCGGCCCGCTTGAGATGCCCCATACCCGTCGGCTTCCCGATCATGAGGCGCAGCTGATGCTCAATGTTCCGGATCGCGCGATCGAGATCCACGAGGCCGGCCCGCCCCGCGGCGGGCAGGATCGCGCGGCGTTGCTGCTTGTCTCGGTCCGTCTCCAAAAGGGTTTCCTCGCCGGGCATTGGCTGAATGCGCTGGCCTATCCCTTGCCTTCACGGCAGGCCTGGAAGTGGAAGATGGGCTTTTTTGTGCCGCTCGCGGCGTCCCTTCTGGGCACGCTGATCGTGGGCGGGATTTTCATCCGACGCATGACGCTTCCGCTCAGCGATCTGGCCGAGGCGGCGCGCGCGGCGGGGCGAGGCGAACGTAAAGCTCGTGTTGCCGAGCGGGGGGCAAGCGAAATCCGAAAGGCCGCCGCCGCCTTCAATGACATGCAGCGCCGGATCGCGGGGTTCGAGACCGACAGATTGCGTCTGCTTGCGGCCGTGGGGCATGATTTGCGGACGCCGATAACCGGCCTTCGCATCCGCGCGGAGCTGCTTGACGATGAGGAACAGCGGGAAGGGATGATCCGCGTTCTCGACGAGATGGCCGTCATGGCCGAGGAATTGCTGCATGCCGCAGGCACCGGAAGTCCGGGCGAAGACGCGCAGGATAGCGATCTGGACCGCATGCTTGCGCAGCTTTGCGCGGATCGCGGCATCGACTACTCCCCGACCGCGCCACTGCATCTGGCGGTCCGGCCCGTCGCCATGCGCCGCGCCATCGGCAATATTCTCGACAATGCCCTGCGCTACGCTGGTGCGCCACTGGTGCGTCTTTCGTGTGATCATGCCTCGGCCCTGATCCGCATCGAGGACGGCGGCCCGGGCATCCCCGAAAGGATTCTGGACCAGATCTGCGAGCCTTTCATCCGCGGCGAGGGCAGCCGGTCGACCGAAACCGGCGGCGTAGGGCTGGGTCTGTCGATCGCGCGCGACGTGATCCGCCACCACGGCGGCAGCTTGTCGCTGCGCAACCGCTCGCAGGGCGGTCTCAGCGTCGAGATTCATTTGCCGACAACGCCAAGCCGCCAGGCAGGCTGCGATGGCCATCAGTTCTTACCAGTTTGAAACCACAGCAAAGCCAGATCCAAGGACCAGAAATGACCATACCCAGCACCCCCATCCTTGATACGGTCGACGTTTATGGCCGCGTGACCCGATGGTTGCACTGGAGCATCGCCCTGCTTCTGGCCTGGCAGTTTCTCGGCATGGGGCTGAAACTGATCTTTGGCCGCCAGCCATTTCTAGCCCCCCTGGTCGGATCGCATCAGCCGGTCGGCACGGTGCTGTTCGTCCTGATTGTGCTGCGCGTGATCTGGGCGGTGGTCAATCGCCGCAATCGCCCGCGCCATGGCAACGGATTGCTGGGCATTGCGGCGGTCACTGGTCACGGGCTGCTGTATCTCGCGATGGTCATGGTGCCATGCGTCGCCCTGCTTCGCGCCTATGGCAGTGAACGTGCCTTTGCCCCTTTCGGCTTCGAGATTTTTCCGGCCCGTGCGACCGAAATCGGCTGGATGGTCGATCTGGGCGGGCTGCTGCATGGTGAACTGGGCTGGGTGCTTGGCGCGCTGATCCTTGGCCATGTCGTCATGGTCGGCATCCACGAGACCATGTGGCGCGACGGTACCCTGGCTCGGATGACGCGGGCAGGGTCGTGACGGCAAACTGCCCTCACCGTCTCACCCACCTGGCACAGGGACGAGAAGCGGCGCTGCGGCTAACCCTGGCTGAATCGTATCTGGGCTGTGCGACCCCAAGATCTTGGCCTCCTCTGGATCGCGGGCCTGTTTCGCCCCGTGACCACCCGTCATGGGTCACTCGCAAGCCATACGTACCCGCATCGAAGGCTTTCTGATCTTGGTCAAGAAGGCGTGCTGCTGGCCGAGGTGATGTCGGCCAGCAGTTCAGCATCACTCGTCCATGGCATAGGCGATCACATAGTCACCCGGCTTTGTCCCGATCGATCCGTGACCGCCCGCTACGATGACGACGTATTGCTTGCCATCCACCTCATAGCTCATGGGGGTAGACTGCCCACCGGCGGGCAGGCGCGCTTGCCAGATCTGCCTGCCCGAGGTCAGGTCATAACCCCGCAGATAGTCATCCACCGCCGCCGCAAGGAAGACGACGCCGCCCTTGGTGATGATCGGCCCGCCGATGCCCGGTACGCCCAGCTTGATCGGCAATGGCAGGGCAGTCATGTCGCGAACGGTGCCATTCTTGTGCTTCCACGCGATCTGTCCATTGGTCAGGTCAGCACCGGCAACATAGCCCCATGGCGGGGATTGGCAGGGAATGCCCAGCGGGCCTAGGAACGGCCCCATGACCACGCCATAGGGCGCTCCCTCATTTCGGTTCAGCCCTTGTTCGCTGGCGGTCGCGCCGGCCTCTTTCGGGGGAATGTCGGCGCGCGGCACAAGCCGCGATGTGAAGGCCAGATAGGTCGGCATGCCGAACATCACCTGACGCTCGGGATCCACGGCGACGCTTCCCCAGTTGAAGACGCCGAAATTCCCCGGATAGACGATGGTGCCTTCGAGCGATGGCGGCGTGTAGCGCCCTTCGTACCTTAACCGGCGCATGTCGATGCGGCACATCAGCTGGTCAAAGATCGTGATGCCCCACATATCCCGCTCGCGCAGCGGATCGGGCTTGAAGGTCAAGGCCGAGGTCGGCTGCGTCGGTGCGGTGTAATCCTCGGGGATCGCGCCAGAGGGCGCGGGTTCTTCCGTCACCGGCAGGATCGGCTGACCTGTCTCGCGGTTCAGCACATAGATATCGCCCTGCTTGGTAGGGCCGACCAGGGCGGGCTGGGTCTGGCCATCTATGGTCAGGTCGATCAGCACGGGCTGGGCGGGCACATCCATGTCCCAGAGGTCGTGATGCACGGTCTGGAAGACCCACCTCTCCTGGCCCGTTGCCACATCCAGCGCCACGATGGACGAGGAATGTTTCTCGACGGCCTCGGAGCGACCCATGCCCAACTGGTCGGGAACCTGATTTCCCAAAGGGATGAAGACCAGACCGCGTTCGGCATCGACCGAAAAGACCGACCAACTGTTCGGGCTGTTGGCGGTGTAGGTCTCGCCTGCGGCAAGGTCGATCGGCGTGGTGTCCTCGGGATTGGCGCTGTCCCAGTTCCACAGCAATTCGCCGCTGGCGATGTCATAGGCGCGGATCACGCCGGATTGCGAATAGATCGAGAAATTGTCGTTCACTGCGCCGCCGATGATGAGCTTGCCATCAACCGCAACCGGGGGCGAGGTCGAGTAATAGTAACCCGCCGGATTATAGGGCATCCCTGCTTCAAGATGCAGTGCGCCCCGCTCGGCAAAGCTTTCGCAGGGTTGCCCGGTTTCGGCGTTGAGCGCGATCAGGCGGGCATCGGCGGTGGGCAGATAGACCCGCGTCGGGCATTCCCGCGCGGCCTCGGCCGTCTCGGGCGACGATGCGGGCATGTCGCCCATGTTCCAATAGGTCACGCCACGGCAGGTCTGGTGCTGCCGGTCGGGATTCATGCCCGAATTCGCGTCATAGCGCCAGATCTCCTTGCCGCTTGCCGCATCCAGCGCAATGGCGATGTTATGCGGCGTGCAAATGTAGAGACGCTCGCCGACCTTCAGGGGGGTCACCTGATAGGTCGTTTCGCCGACGTCATCGGGGCGCTTCACGTCACCCGTCTGATAGCGCCAGACCTCGCGCAGATTTCCGATATTGGCTGGGGTGATTTCTTCCAGCGGAGAGTATCGCTGCCCGAAATTCGTGCGGCCATATTGATGCCAGTCACCCGCGGCCATCTCATTGCCAAGGGCGGGGGTATCAGTCGCCTTCGCGGTCGGCAGGTTCCCAGAAATGTCATGGGGGTCCTGCAGCATCGCGTAGCCCGCCGCTCCGATCGAAGCCGCGACGGCGAGGCCGATCCCCAGTCCGCTGGGCGGGACGCGGATATGGCCGTCGATCACCCGGCCGGTCAGATGTTCGCGAAACGCGGGCAGGCAAAGCCAGATTGCCATCAGGACAGGCAAGCCACCCCTGGGCGCAAGTTGCCACCAGTCGAAACCGACTTCCCAAATGGCCCAGAGCAACCACAGAACAAGCGTGACCGCGAAAAGGCCAAGCGCACGTTGATCCCTGCGAAAGATAAGGGCCGCAGTGACCAAAGTGGCGATCCCGAGCAGGGCATAGGCCGGACTGCCGCCAAGCCAGACCAGCCAAGCGCCAAGCCCAAGCAGCGCCAAGCCGATGAGTGAAAAGATAATTCCGGTTAAAGCTATGATCATCATCCTGCCATTTCTTGATGGAAGGTCATTGTTGGATGGCGTGCGGGTTACCGCTGCTGGGAGGTGGTTCGGCCGGATCCGGACCCGATCGCATCGAGAGCATCGCCACGATCAAGAGGATGGCGACAACGACTGCTGCGGTAATGAAAGCCTTCATATCTCCACCGGCTCGTTGACAACTCAAAACAAAACGTCGCGACGTCTCGGCTTGTTCCTCATGTCGAACCGCTCAGATCGGTGTGAAGAAAGATCCAGCTGTCGAGGCACCCCCGCCGCAAGGGCCCGGTAGAGCGCAAGCCGGAGGTGTTGTTGCCGATGGACGTTTGGCACCTTGCGGGTCGTGTGGAATGGGTTCCACCGGCTTTGGCCCCTGTCCCGGTGATCCAGGCTCGACCGTGAACTCCGATCTCATCACCGAAAGGCGAACAGACCCTCGTCCTCATCGCTCTTGCCCGAAAGGCGGGCGGCGACGATTTGCGCCGCAATCATCGAAAAGGTGATGCCATTGCCACCAAACCCCATCACCGCATGGACGCGTTCGCAGCCCGGAACCCGGTCGATGATAGGCAGCCCGTCGACCGTGTCGCCGAAGGGTGCCGCCCAAATATAGGCGGGCGTGCCGATCTCGATGCCGCATAATGCGTGCAACTTCGCGGCGATGCGGGCTGCGCTGGCATGCAGGCGAGCCGGGTCCCCGTGGGCATCGGGCGCATCGCTATCCTCGCCGCCCGCAATGATCCGACCATCGCGCGCAGTGCGGAAATAGAGGTAGGGGTCGGCGGCTTCCCAAACCAGAAATTCGTCCAGCCAGGCCGGTCGCGCCATCCGGGGTTCGCTCGCCATGGCCCAGGTCGAGGTGATCCGATGGGCTCTGCTTTGCATCACCGGCAGGAACTCGTAGCCTGTGCAAAAGACGCCCTGCCCAGCCGTGAGGATCGAGCCCTCGGCCGTTGCAAGCGCGACGCTTCCCGACGCTTCCGCCATGTCGGTGATTTCGCAGGGCGATACGATCTCCGCCCCGCGTTGAACTGCCAGTTGCAGCAGACCGGCCGTCAATTGCGCCGGATTGGCCGAGGCAGACGCGTCCGAAAGTATCGCAGCCGTGCGGTTGATGCCAAAGCGTCGTCCGAGTTCTGCATGGTCAAGAAATTCACATGCGATTTTCGCCCTCTGTCGGGCTTCGAACTCGGTTCGCATTGCACGCTGCCCCATTTCGTCGCCGGTCAGGTACAGGGCCGATTTCGCCTCCAGGTCGCAGGAAATCTGGCATCTCGCCACCAGATCCCGAAGATCCCGCACCGCGCGGACCGAACGCCGCCAGGCCTGCGCCGCCTTAGCCTCGCCCATCCGTTCCGCCAGTCGATGCAGCGGCACGTCGATTTCATGCTGGATCATCGCGGTCGAGGCAAGGCTAGATCCGCGCACCGGCACCCTTCGGTCCAGGATCAGGATACGACGCTTACGGCGCGACAATGCCTCGGCCATAAGGGCACCACTGATCCCGGTTCCGACGATAATCACATCCCACGACTTTGCGGAGGGCCGTCTGATTGCGGGTGCGCTGATCGACCTGGTCGCCGCCCAGAATGGCTTGTCCAGATGCAGTCGACGTTGTTTCGTGCGAGTTTGACTTTTGGACAAATTCACGTTCATGCCGGCACCCAAAATGCACGTGGAAGAATGGCCGTCTTGCATTTCTCAGTTTGCAAGGCAGGGTCAGAAAGTCAGCCGGAAGTGGTCCCCGATATCAGGCTCGTCGCCGGTCAGGTTGGCCTTCGCGATCTGGTAGAGAAAGTTGATACCGCCGGTGGTGGACCAGATCTCGGCATTGGTCAGGTTGAGCCTCAGCAGCCGAAGATCGGGGTCTTCCTTGCCTTCATCGAACCAGGCCGAGGCGACGCTGCTCCAGATCTCATCGAGTTTTTCGCGGTCTGAGGAAAGTTCGAGCCGCCCCTCGATCTGCGCGAAAAGCTTGCCCGAAGCATCTGCGATAATATGGAGTGCTTCCTTGGCCCCGTCCTGCACTTCGCCTACGAGATCGGTGCCTTCCGCCGTGATGAACCACAGGACACGCGCATCGGGGTCCGCATAATGTGACATCGGGACCATTTTCATCCCATCGCGGGTGCCCAGCATCCCCGCATTGATCCCGTCGAGACGTTTCCAAAAGATCTGCTCTTCCATCTCATTCTCCATTTCTTTCTGCCGAACGCGGTCTTGTTTCGGGGTGGCGTGCGCAGGCCAACGGCTGCAGGCCGTGACAAGCGGGCTGGCTGATATTTTCGAAAGCGGCATGTCCTGCCGGGTCTGGGGCTAGCGTTGGCTCGCCCGATGCGGGTCAAAACGTCTGTCTCTGATCAAGGTTCCCGCTGCCGACATCTTGACCGAGGAAGGGAACAAGGAAGCCGAACACGGGTTTCCTTGCGGGTAACGCATCCCCGAACCGCCCGCTGAATGTCTATTGGAGCGGCCGGTCCGTCCAAGGAGGATTTTGCATGAACGACTATCCCAGACCTCCCTTCCCCGAGCAGAGCCAAGAGCTTCCCGGAAGTTTCAAGAAGATGCAGCCCCGCCCGGATCATGGTGAAAAGTCCTGGCTCGGCACGGGTCGGTTGGTCGGCAAGGTCGCGCTGATCACGGGCGGCGACAGCGGGATAGGGCGTGCCGTGGCCATTGCCTATGCCCGCGAAGGAGCGGATCTGGCCATCGCCTATCTGGATGAAAGCGGGGACGCGCAAGACACCGCAGCCATCGTGACCGAGGCCGGCCGCGAATGCCTGTTGCTTCCTGGCGATCTTGGCGATCCGACGCATTGCCGTGATGTGGTCGCACGCACGGTTCAGCGGTTCGGCCGCATCGACATTCTTGTGAACAACGCGGCCCATCAGATGAAATTCGACGAGATTGCCGAAATCTCGGACGAGGAATGGCGGCGGACATTTGCAGTCAACATCGATGCGATGTTTCATCTGACCAAGGCGGCAGTCCCGCATATGTCCCCCGGCGCGGCGATCATCAACACCGCCTCAATCAATTCCGACAAGCCGAACCCGACTTTGCTGGCCTATGCCACGACCAAGGGCGCGATCCAGAATTTCACCGCCGGATTGGCACAGATGCTTGCCGAAAAGGGTATCCGCGTGAACGCGGTCGCGCCCGGCCCGGTCTGGACGCCGCTCATCCCCGCCAGCTTCCCGCCCGAGGATGTGGCAAAATTCGGTGGGAAATATCCGATGCAGCGGCCTGCCCAGCCGGTCGAATTGGCATCGAGCTATGTGATGCTTGCCGAGCCGATGTCGAGCTATGTGTCGGGTGCAACCATAGCCGTGACGGGCGGCATGCCGATGATCTGAGAAAGGATCGATGATGAGACACAAGCTACTACGGCTTGGCTTGGGCATCGCAGTGGGGCTCCTGCTGAAAGCTGCCCTGGATGCGCGCCGCTCGCGCCTTTCGCCGCCGCAGCCCGAGCAAATTCGCGACGCCGGGCCCGACGCCATGGACGAGCCGCCCGAAACATGGGACAGGGTCGACGAGCAGGGCGACGAGTCCTTTCCGGCCAGCGATCCTCCGGCGAATTACTGAAAGATGCCGGAAAGGCTGGTCTTCGTTTCCGATCGTGAGCCTGGCATCTCGCGACGCAGGGCCGGGAAAGGGTTCAGCTATCGCGGCCCCGATGGCAATACCCTCGGCCGCGACGAGATTGCCCGGATCAAGGCGCTTGGTGTGCCTCCCGCCTACCGCGATGTCTGGATCTGTGTGCGGGCGAACGGTCATTTGCAGGCCACCGGGCGGGACGAACGGGGTCGCAAGCAATACCGCTATCACCCGCTCTGGAGCGAGGCCCGAGCACGCACAAAATACGACCAGTTGGCCGAGTTTGGGCGCGCCCTGCCGGCGTTGCGCCGACGC from Paracoccus sp. MBLB3053 includes:
- a CDS encoding NAD(P)/FAD-dependent oxidoreductase, encoding MIIVGTGISGALMAEALSRRKRRILILDRRVPVRGSSLASTAMIQHEIDVPLHRLAERMGEAKAAQAWRRSVRAVRDLRDLVARCQISCDLEAKSALYLTGDEMGQRAMRTEFEARQRAKIACEFLDHAELGRRFGINRTAAILSDASASANPAQLTAGLLQLAVQRGAEIVSPCEITDMAEASGSVALATAEGSILTAGQGVFCTGYEFLPVMQSRAHRITSTWAMASEPRMARPAWLDEFLVWEAADPYLYFRTARDGRIIAGGEDSDAPDAHGDPARLHASAARIAAKLHALCGIEIGTPAYIWAAPFGDTVDGLPIIDRVPGCERVHAVMGFGGNGITFSMIAAQIVAARLSGKSDEDEGLFAFR
- a CDS encoding pyridoxamine 5'-phosphate oxidase family protein, coding for MEEQIFWKRLDGINAGMLGTRDGMKMVPMSHYADPDARVLWFITAEGTDLVGEVQDGAKEALHIIADASGKLFAQIEGRLELSSDREKLDEIWSSVASAWFDEGKEDPDLRLLRLNLTNAEIWSTTGGINFLYQIAKANLTGDEPDIGDHFRLTF
- a CDS encoding SDR family oxidoreductase, whose amino-acid sequence is MNDYPRPPFPEQSQELPGSFKKMQPRPDHGEKSWLGTGRLVGKVALITGGDSGIGRAVAIAYAREGADLAIAYLDESGDAQDTAAIVTEAGRECLLLPGDLGDPTHCRDVVARTVQRFGRIDILVNNAAHQMKFDEIAEISDEEWRRTFAVNIDAMFHLTKAAVPHMSPGAAIINTASINSDKPNPTLLAYATTKGAIQNFTAGLAQMLAEKGIRVNAVAPGPVWTPLIPASFPPEDVAKFGGKYPMQRPAQPVELASSYVMLAEPMSSYVSGATIAVTGGMPMI